A stretch of DNA from Spirosoma endbachense:
CAGATTGCAAGTATCGCATTTGTCATAATCCTGTTTACTCCAGGTCTGGCTTTATTATACACCTTCATGGGGTGGGGCATTGAGCATACTAATAGGCAAAAACTAGCCTGGCGCTATTTGAGCCGGTATGCCAATTTACCGGTTGCTATCATCTGCACTTTAGACCTGTTCTCTGATAATCTTTGGGCTGAGTATTTAATAGCTTACCCGATATTTATGGCTTTTTTTTGTATTTCGTTTCTCCTGGTTTCGGCTAGCCTAATCCAGCTAGCTCGTGAAAATTTTCATTACAAATCCGCCTGAATCGAATGCTAACGCCCAATCAAATCCAGGCTTCACACTAATTTAAGCCTCTTTTCTGGTTCCCCTGGTCAAACCCTTCCAGCTATCAACCCTTCATACAGCTTCCAGTAATCCCCGGCCACGGTTGGCCAGCTAAATCCGGCACCCCGCCTGCGCAATCGCTCCTGCCGAAGCTCATTTTGCCCAAAGTCATGCAAACCATCATGGATGAGTTTAGCCATACTTTCCGGTTCGAAGTTGTCAAAGTAGTACGCTTCTTTGCCCCCAACTTCGGGTAAGCTCGTCAGATTAGAAATGAATACCGGTTTCCCAAACGTCATGGCTTCCGCAACAGGCAAGCCAAACCCTTCCGACAACGATGGAAACAAAAACGCTTCACAGTGCGCATATAGCCACAATTTGGTTGATTCGTCCACCGATCCGGGCATCAGCAGTCGGTCGGCAACGCCTAGTTTCTGAGCCTGTTCGCGAATGTGTTCCGCGTAAGGATGTCGGTCGGGCCCAGCTAACACGAGCCGATAATCGGGAAATGCCTCGAGTAACGGCAGAAGCGTGTGAACGTTTTTCTTGGGATGAATAACGCCCACGAACAGAAAAAAGGGCGAATCGGTAAAGGAACGAATGGCTAAATCGGATGGTAGTTCAGCAGGTGTTTTAGCAGGATCGACAGCAACACCGGTATAGACGACTTTCAGCGGCAATGTTTGCGGAATTCGCAAATGCTCCCGCACCACCGAGGCTGTGTAGGCCGATCCAGCCGTTAACAACGCAGCCCGGTTAATTTTACGCTGAAGACGAGCCAGTTTACGCGCCTTTTTATCGACGGAATAATCAGCCCGCTCCAGAAAATTGAGATCATAAATTGTCAGAATCAGCTTTGACCGCAATGGCAAATACATCGAATCCTGATGGAGACAGTGCCAGACATCAAATTTTCCGGAAATCCATAGCTTCTGCCGCCACGATGCTTCAATGTAATTCACTGTATTTCCGAAAACACCACTTTGACCTTTCGGTACCAGAAATGTTATATTCCATGAGTCGGGGCGCTGGCGAACAAGTTCATGGCCAAGATGCAGACATACCTGCCCAAGGCCGCTATTCAGGTCGCGCAAACGCTCGGCATCGATAAAAAGAGAAGGCATAAAGACATTTTAACGACAAAGTTACACTTCCCCCGTTAAACGTTCTCCCCGAATGTAGTGCCTTTCCTTACCATTAATAGGCAACTCTTCCAGAAATCTTGCCTGTACTAACATACGAATATCATTCCTGGCCGTTTGATTTGAAACCCCTAATCGTGTCTCTACTTCCTTAATAGATAATATACTGTTAGGGTCTTGCCTCAGCCATTCAACAATCTGGGCTTGACGGGGCGATAACTTTTCCTGGCGTTGCAGAATGAGTAATTGGCGTTTTTCCTGATTTTTCCGATCAATGTATTTCTTCAGTTCATCATACGCCCGACTGAGCGTTTTTACCTGATAGTGCACAAAGTAAGTAAGGTCATTTTCATCAGCTTCAGTATACTGAATGGCCCGATAATACTGTGCCCTTGACTACATGATGACTCTGGAAATAGATAAGTATTCGGTTAGCCAGTAGCCCTTGCGCAATAGATACCAATAAAATAAGGCCCTGGCTGTTCGACCATTGCCATCCGTAAAAGGATGAAAATAGCCAATCAAGAAATGGATAATACTTGCTTTAACTACTGGATGTACAAAAAAATCAGGTGTTTCATCGTTGAAAAATCGGCATAGATCATCAATAAATGTTGACAGTGATGAAGGAGATGGAGGAGTATGAATAATGTCTCCATTAATAGCGTCGACCACATAAATCGTATCGTGTGATCGAATTCGACCTGACTCTTCCGGATTGTCTAGTGTATCAGCCGTCATTAGCCGATGTAATTCCATTAAATTGTTACTGGTTAAAGAATCTTTTCTTATGTCAATAATGTATTGAATGGTTAAATAATTATTGACAATCATTCGCTCCGACATATTTCTTGGCGGGCGCTTTTTGCGAAGCATTTCTTTAGCTACTATCCGTGATGTTATAGCCCCTTCGATCTGGCTGGATGCAATCGACTCCTCCATGATCGATCCGATCAGATACTGGTGTTTATCCACTTCACTAGCAGCCGTTGTTTGTTTACCAGGCGCGCCCGCCAGATGAAGGTCAAACTCGTGTAATTGCTGTTCCAGCGAATCAGTCTTTGTAAAATAGAATCCTTCGTGGCCAACTTCGAAATAACGCCTATTATGTAAACGGTCTTCCTTAACGATAGACCAAAGATCTATCGGTGCCAAGACATCTTTATATTCTGTTGGAACCTTATATTTTACATCGCTCCAATACAGATAGTCATCGTTAATTTTTCGAATAATACCCTTCTGATACAGCGCTGCATGAACATCTAGACGCCCTTTTTTAATAAAGTCCTGAAAGTAGTCTATATATGATTGATAGGTTGGCGTCGGCTCTATTTTTCCCATTATTTCAAAAATTTGGAAATATTGGGCAATAATGGGCAATCTACTACATGTATTGTAATCGAGCAATATTCAATCGATCGACGGTTAACTCATCCCTGTTCAGGATTATCTTTGCACCATGACTTTACAGAATGACTTGCTACTCCGGACTGCTCGGGGTGAATTGACGGAACGAGTTCCGGTCTGGATGATGCGGCAGGCAGGCCGGGTACTGCCTCAATATCGGGCTGTTCGGGAGCAGGCCGGGAGCTTTATTACGTTGGCGAAAACCCCCGAACTGGCCGCTGAAGTGACGATTCAGCCAGTCGATGCATTCGACGTAGATGCGGCCATTATTTTCTCCGACATTCTGGTCGTGCCCGAAGCGATGGGGCTTCCGTATGAGATGATCGAAAGTCGGGGGCCGGTATTTCCATCGACCGTCCGCACGTTGGCTGACTTGAGCCGTTTGCGGGTTGCCGATGCCGAAAGTGATCTGGGCTACGTATTGGATGCAATCAAGCTGACCAAAAAAGAGCTGAATGGACGTGTCCCGCTGATCGGTTTTGCAGGTGCGCCATTCACCATTTTTTGCTACATGACCGAAGGAAAAGGCTCTAAAACGTTTTCGGTTGCCAAGAAACTTCTCTATACCGATCCCGACTTCGCCCATGCGCTCCTTCAGCAAATTACCGACAGTACGATTGGTTATTTGCAGGCGCAGATACGGGCAGGGGCCGATCTGGTCCAGATTTTCGACTCCTGGGCGGGCATTCTGTCGCCGGAACAATACCGTACCTTCTCTCTGCCTTACATCAAACAGATTTGCGATCTGATAACGGATGCCCCAATAACAGTCTTCGCCAAAGGAGCCTTTTTTGCCCGACATGATATTGGGCAGTTGAGTTGCGACGTGGTCGGCCTGGACTGGAATATGGACCCGCATGAATCGCGTCAATTAATTCCGGATCGTGTCCTTCAGGGCAACCTCGACCCTTGTGTACTTTACGCCGATTTTGCCCAGATTCGGGCTGAAGTGAAGCAGATGTTCAATTCCTTTGGTCATCAGCATTACATTGCCAACCTGGGGCACGGCATTTACCCCGACACCGACCCCGACAAAGCACGGTGTTTTGTTGATGCCGTGAAAGAAATGTAAAATAGCAAACGCCGGTTAAGTTGTAGACAATGAGTTGCCCTACAACTTAACCGGCGACTTCCCAACTAACTTACATTCAGGGCTTTCGCTACAAGCTCTCTTTTGCTTCTTCTTTCAATTGGGCCTTATCAATCGGTACAACACCTACTGATTCACAAACCAGTCCACCGCCCAGATTCGACAATCCGGCAATAATGCTGGCCGATTGCTTCAAAGCCACACAGCAGGCTGCAATACTGATAACCGTATCGCCCGCGCCCGACACGTCGGCAATCTTACGAATGTGAGCTGGCAACTGGCATTTTTCGCCGTTGAAATCAATAAATACACCTCGCTCAGAAAGCGTAATTAAGGCCCCCTTTACATTAAGCCTGTCTTTTAATTCCTCGACAGCCGCCTGAAACTCTTCGGCATTATCTACATCGAATTCAAGTTTCAATCCTTCGCGTAGTTCTTTCAGGTTAGGTTTAAACAGCGTCGTGTTTTGGTAGGACAGGAAGTTTCGCTTTTTCGGATCAACCACTGTAGGCACTCCCTGCTCGTTGGCAAAGTCCGTGATTTCGGCGATGGCTTCTTTACTCAATACCCCTTTATCGTAATCCTCAAAAATAATAACGTGACAGGTCGGAATCAGCTCTTTAGCCTTGGCTATCAACTGATTCCGTTCCTCGCTGGTGATGTATCTATCGGTTTCGGTATCTACACGCACAACCTGTTGTGAGCTGGCAATAATGCGCTCTTTAATCGTTGTAATTCGTTCGTTACTGCGGATGAGTCCATCACAGTTGAGGTTCCGTTCATTGAGTTGCCCAATAAGTCGGTCGCCGGGTTCGTCGGTTCCAATGACCGAACAAATGATCGCTTCGGCCCCTAATGCCTGAACGTTCAGTAACACATTACCGGCTCCGCCAAGCCGAAGTTCGCGCCGGTCGACGGTTACAACAGGCACAGGCGCTTCGGGAGAAATGCGCTCAACATGCCCCCACACATAAGAATCGAGCATTACATCGCCAATAATCAGGACGCGCAGTTTATCGAATTGGTCGAACAGTTCGTCAATGGTCATATCCAGGACCGGACTCATAGGCGCAAATCATCTTGTTTCAGGATACAAAGAAACGAAAAGCAGCAGTGATTTTCGAACGGAGCCTGGTAGATTGAGGAAGCGGAGCCTCGTTGCTGCACCTTTCGGTAAAACTTACCTCCCAAAACGCGCTTTGACTGATCGATACGAAAAAAGTATATTGAGCTTTTATTAAAGAGACGTTTTCACAAAAAACACAGTTTATCCTACTGACTTAATTGATCTTTTCGTTCCATTGTCGGCCCATTATTATGCAACGTACCTCGCTAAAAATAGAACCAGACCCAATAATATTCCTCGCTGTCAAAGGCTTCCTGAGGATTATTTTAAAAGGATGTGGGAAATAATCCTGACAAGAACCTTTAAGAAATAAACTCATTGGCAATCTTTGTTGTGCGAGAGTTGGATAGGCGATAGTTCTCCAACTACAAAACAAATTAGATAAGCCCTCTCAATCACATACCTTATGTATTTCCTTGGCTTCGACCTGGGCAGCTCGTCCGTTAAAGCGTGTTTAGTTAATGCCGAAAGCGGCACTGCCGTTGCTTCGGCATTTTTTCCTGAAACCGAAATGGCGATCGAAGCCCCTCTACCGGGTTTCGCCGAACAACAACCCGAAAACTGGTGGAAAAATGCCTGTCTGGCCAGTAAAGCCGTTCTGAAAAAGGCCAATGTTCAACCCGGCGATGTAAAAGCTATCGGTATTTCCTATCAGATGCACGGGCTGGTTGTTGTCGACAAAGATTTTACTGTCTTACGCCCATCCATCATCTGGTGCGACAGCCGGGCCGTTTCCTTCGGCAATCGTGCGTTCGACGATCTTGGCCATGATCGTACGCTTCAACATCTGCTCAATTCACCGGGCAACTTCACGGCGGCCAAACTCGCCTGGGTAAAAGCAAATGAACCCGATGTATACGCTCAGGTGCATAAATTTATGCTTCCTGGTGATTATCTGGCCGCCCGCATGACTGGCGATATTGTAACAACAGCTTCGGGCTTGTCGGAAGGCGTGTTCTGGGATTTTCAGGAGGACCAGCCAGCCAAATTCTTACTCGATTATTTTGGTTTCGATTCAGGTCTAATTCCAACGATCAAACCAACATTTGCTCCCCAAGGTGAGTTAAGTGCGTCGGCAGCAGCCGAACTTGGCCTCTCTGCCGGAACGCCCATTACCTATCGCGCTGGCGATCAACCCAACAATGCCTTCTCACTGAACGTACTGGAGCCAGGTCAGATCGCAGCCACTGCCGGGACCTCGGGCGTAGTCTATGGCGTTAGCGACCAGATTAGTTACGATCCGAAATCACGGGTCAACACTTTTCTGCACGTAAGCCATACACCCCAGACACCTCGTTACGGTGTGTTGATGTGCGTAAACGGAACAGGCATTCTCAACAGTTGGCTACGCAACCAGGTATTAGGTCGCAGCATTGGCTACGATGAGATGAATGTTCTGGCTCATGAAGCCCCTATCGGTGCTGACGGGTTGCTATGCCTGCCTTTTGGTAATGGAGCCGAGCGTATTCTTGAAAACGCCGACTTAGGCGCTTCATTTCATGGTCTGCAATTAACCCGGCATGGCTTACCGCATTTCATCCGTGCTGCTCAGGAAGGGATCGTATTTGCGTTATATTATGGTATCCAGATCATGGAAAGCGTGGGCGTGGGTTTACAGACGATCAGAGCGGGTGAGGCTAATATGTTCCTGAGCCCTCTTTTCCGCGACACACTCGCCAACCTGACCGGTGCGTCTATCGAACTTTACAACACCGATGGCGCACAAGGTGCAGCCCGAGGAGCCGGTATAGGATTGGGTTATTATAAAAGTGCCACCGAAGCCTTTGCAGGTCTGCACATTGTCCGCACCATTGAGCCAGACATGCGGGCGCAGGAGGCCTACCGCGATACGTATGGGCGATGGCTGGAGGTATTACAACAAAATGATTAATAAGTACTCAGACAGATTTATTTATGCAATGAATTAGCTTTGTGAAATGCAACCACGCTTTGCCAGTCTCACTCCAGACGAAGAACGTACTCTGCGAGAGGGTCAGCAGCACGGGCCTCAGTTTCNNNNNNNNNNCTAGCTAGCTAGCNNNNNNNNNNATGCCATCAAGGTCTGGCTAGAAAAACACCTGCTGAGGTGTACTGTACTCCTTTGCAAGTCGACGTAGAATCGGAAAACCTCAATTAAAAAAAGCAAAAACTGGTCCTAAATATAGGGAGCACTATACTATGACATCATTGTCGGGCAGTGTATAGGGAACGAAACGATCTATACGCTGGTCAAGTCGGTATAAACCTGATCTGTTGGACATCCATATTGTGCCTTGTTTATCTTGCAGAAAGGCGCTGAATGTTGGTAAATTGCCAGGACGTTTGTAATGCCTGTATTGATTCGTGGCTGGATCGATACACACGACCTTATTTGAAAGAAAACTAAGCCACAAACGTCCTTGCCTGTCTATATAATGCGCATCGATAATATCACGACCAAACATCTTTTTGAAAGCAGGTTGCCGCGAAAAGCTCGTAAATTTCTCACGTAAAGGATCAAGAATATCAATGTCGCTCTGATCGCTGAATATCCAGATACGACCTTGTGGATCGAGGCTTAATCCGAAAAGACTGGATGATGTAATCCCTGGCTTTCCGTCGGCTCGGGGCTGAAATACTTTAAAGTTGTTGCCATCGTAACGACATAATCCATCACGTGTAGCCATCCAGATAAATCCCTGGTGGTCTTGTATGATCGATGGAACAAAAGCCTGTGGTAAACCCTGGCGAAAGGTTATTGCCTCGGGTTGTGGCACTACTAAAGCCTGCGCCCAGGCAGACACTCCACAAGCTAAAATAAGTAGAAGTACAAATAATCCCGATAGCCGATGATAAATCAAACCCGATTGCATTAGTACTTTCAAGAAAGGAGCTAGTAGAAAGCCAGTTATAAATAAGCTGGCACGTTCGTTATTTACCGGGAAGATAGTTTATGAATTAGTATATACAATAACTATTCCTATGTATTATTTTATTTGCTACGGCTATTGGGGCTGATATTACTGTTTTTTATTGTAATTATTAAATTGTAAAATATGATTATTGTGGTATCGTTTCATTAGACTAGTAAATAAGTATACTTATAAATACCATTTGGGTATAAATATTAGTTCTATTTTATATATATAGCTACTTTAAGGCTTTTCGGCCTCTTGATTAAAGCATTTGAAATAAATTATAGTATGCAAAATTAGTCGAATATTTTATTGTAAAAGCTTAATAATGAATAACTTATGTATTTGTACTGGCTGAAATAACAAGACTCAGATAAGGTAAGACGCATAAATAGATTTTAGAATTATGTAATAAGCTAACCTATTGCTTATTTATTAAAATTCGAAAAAACGTGCATATACGAGCCATAGTTTCCTTATCAAATAGTATTATATTGCACTTAAGAATAGAATTTATGGATATTCATTATGTGCAGAATATGAACAGATTATGTGCCTGATAGTATTGTTTTATTGATTAACCGGGATACGATTCTGGCTTATAGTGCACGGTATTTATTCATAATTGATTGATTATTACGAAGATTAGATTAATACCGAAATTGATTAATCAATTTCGGTATAGCCAGTACATGTTTTAAATGACTTAACGGATTTATTAAACGCTTAAAATGGAAGGCAACGAGAAAGATATTGAACTGGCTGGCAAACTTACGCAAGACGTAAACGAAGCGTTAAATCGCCGAATCGAAGAGCGGTTTCGAGCCGCTCTATTCCTGGCCAATCCAACCCTTGATATGGCAGGTGTTACGGTGATTAGCAATGTAGCTAATGATGATGAATTAATAGTTGGCGGAGTCGAAGACGAAACGATTGATAAAGCAATGGCGATCTTTGAATCAGAAAAATAAGACGTCTTTGTTAGAGTAAAGTAATCGATTATGAGTTTTTTGTAAAAAAAGATCTCGAGCCGTTTAATTTAGAATTTGCTTGCCATTCGGAAATGACAATACAAAAACGCCGAGCGTAACTACCACGGCGTTTTTAATTTTATTTTTTGTATCCACCTATTTTGTATAAAATCAGGTTCGCTTTTTCAACACAAAACACCCATACAAACCTGCTTAAAATTAACCTGCTGCAATAAGGATACCCATTACAGGAAAGCTAGCTATAGAAAAATAGAATTACTTCTGGCAAAAGTATTTTCTGGTAATCTAACCTCTGACTATATACGTACGTTGGTATACATTCGTAAAGATGTTATGACAGATCACCTTGATTATATCCGCTTTGAGATTACACGACGATACATTGAACTCGCTGAGTCTGGGCAGGTCGATGATAAGTATCTTGAACGGGCTCGTCTAATCGTTGATGTTATACAGCAGAACACTAAGCTTAAAAAAGCACAGGCTACTATGGGTGATGAGTCATTTGGCCGACTCATCGGCAGCTAAGCGGGTTAGTTTTTAGTAACCTGCCTGAATTTAGTACAATAGCCAGTATTGAGGTAAGTTGATTGTCTACAAAAAACGCCGAACGCATCCGGTTCGGCGTTTTGGCAATTTCCACACCATTGTAGGCCACCGCTGTAAAAAGACCTACATTCCCCATTAATTACGTGGCCTGGCTCCGCTGCGTTGCGGAGCCAATAAAAAAAACGCCCAATTCATGCGTCTGGGCGTTTTTTATCTTACCTGTATTGTCTACATATATAATACTCATTAACAACGCTGGTTGTTATGCCTTTAACCTTCTTTTTAACTGAGGTTTAACGTAAATCCTTTAACCAAACAAACGCCAGGCTCATCATAGGCCCGGCGTTTGCCCACTACTTACATTTACCCAACGACGCGATATGCACGCCATGGTATCTTACAGTACGCGAAGTTGGGTTACATGGTTGCGTAAGCCGAAAAATGAATAAGACTTTAACTGAATTTTGACAAAAAACGCCGGATTCAATGCGATCCGGCGTTTCTTCATCACACTCTACTTGAACAAAAACAGGATAAGTGGATGATGTTTTTGAGATTGTAAAACCCGCGTTTGATGATAAAAGAAAAGCATGTTCTTCTCACCAGATACGTTGAAAGTTGAGCCAGCGTTTCATTTTAATGATAACTTAATTGGATACCGTTATCCACGGATGTGCCTTCAAACCGTGCTAGTAGGCTCAGACTCGTACTGGAGTCTGGTGATCAAACCAAACCCCTTATAACTACTTGAACTTCAGATAATTGTGTCAGATTAAAACGAGCTTAGATGATCAGTTTATAGCCAATGCCACGAATATTGACAATCTGTATCTGAGGGTCTTCGCGGAGGTGACGCCTAAGCCGCGTAATAAATACGTCCAGGCTACGACCATTGAAGAAAGAGTCATCGCCCCATATCTCCATCAGAACGACAGTTCGTTCCAACACCTGGTTTCGCTGCTCATAGAGCCGTCGGAGCAGCTCGGCTTCCCGGTACGAAAGCAAAACTTCGTGACTATCAAAGACTAATTTTTGCTTGGGCGGGTCAAACTGATAGCGGCCAATCGGTAAAAAATCAGATACCGGCTGAACGGGCAATTGCGGAGCCAGCGCACGTCGGAGTAGCGCATTGATACGGACGATCAATTCGTCGAGACTAAATGGTTTTTTGAGGTAATCGTTACCACCCAGCTCGAAGCCACGCACCACATCGGCTGTCTGTGAGCGGGCTGTCAGAAACAAAACCGGTATATCGGTGTCAACTTTGCGAATTTGTTCAACCAAGGTAAATCCGTCCATTTGAGGCATCATAACATCAGCTACGATGATATCGGGCCGTTCCTGCCGAAATAGCGTCAGACCTTCGTCGCCATTGGCAGCATAACGGACCGTAAAACCACGTACTTCGAGACTATCGCGGACGATCATGCCAAGAGCGGCCTCATCTTCAATTAATAGAACGGTTGGCATACAGTACGTTTTCAGTTTGTGGTTTATGGTGAAGGACATTATTGGCTACGAGACCGCTTTACGTACTGAAAACTTAGTCAATGATTGGTGAACAGTAAAATAAATTCGCTTCCTTTTCCTGGTTCGCTTTGTACCTGAATGTGACCTCCGTGTCGCTCAACCACTTGTCGAACATAGGCCAATCCTAGGCCAAATCCTTTGACAGTATGCAAATTGCCGGTCGGCACGCGAAAGAAACGGTCAAAAATAGCCGACTGGTAGGTTTTTAAGATGCCAATGCCATCGTCGACAACCGACAGTTGCCAACCATCTCTATTCTGACGAAACGCCAGCCGGATATGAACCTGATCGCGTGAGTAATTTATAGCATTATCGATCAGGTTATTGAGTGCATTGCCAAAATGTACACGGTCGACCAGCACTGATGTTTCTGCTGGTATATCGGCAATAAATGCAATCGGTTTGGGCGCACGAAGCTGATGGTTCGTAATCAGATCGTGCGCTAATTCGGCCAGGTTGACCAACTCGGGCCGGAGCGTAAGCTCACGTTTTTCTTCGACGGCCAGATTCAGAACTTTCTCGACCAGGTCAGAAAGCCGTTGAAGGTTAGTCTGGGAGATAGCCAGATAGGTTTGTGTTCGTTGTGGATCGTTCAGCGCGCCGAAATTCTGGAGTGCTTCAATCGCTGCCGTTACGGTAGCGATTGGCGTTTTCAGTTCGTGCGTCATGTTATTGATGAAGTCGTTTTTTACTTCCGACAGCTTTTTTTGTCGCATGATCGTCGACAACATAAACAGGAAACAACCCGTTGTGAGCAACAACAGGAGCAGTGAACCACCCAACAGCCAGCCCATTCGGCGCAGAAGGTAAAAACTCGGTGCCGTAAATGACGCCCGTACGAAGAGATTCTGAACGGGATTGATCGGCAATGGTGACGTTTGAAGCCTATTGTCTGGACCCGATTGCTGCCCATCATTTTTAAAGATCAACACATCGCTAGTGCCATGACGTGGATGAATGGTGATTGTATCGAGTTGAAAGTCAGTGTCGATCGCGCGTCGGAGAAGTTCGGTGCAGTAGTCGCTTTTCAGTTTAAGCAGGTTCAGTTTTTTGCCGCCAGCCCAATTGAGCATGACCAGACTGGAGATTCGGCGGGCGATTGAATCGGCCGGTAAGGGGGGTAAGTTATCGGGTCGTTGCTGATTGGTATTATACGTAACGATCAGCCGTTTAGCGGGTTGTTTGCCAGCTTTTGGCTTTTTTGACAGGCTGTCTGGCTGATCGTAGAAGAATACGCGGGTCTGTTGGTTTTCGGAGCCATACTGGCGTATAATGATGCGTGAACTATGGCTATCGGCGAGGGCTTTACTGCCCTGAAGCTTTTTGCCAAGCAGTCGTCGGGCTTCACCAACCTGCTGTTGTTCCAGCACCTGAAACAAGGCGTCCTGAACCGTCTGACTGAATTGCTGCCGGTCAATTTGGTAGTTTTTCCATAGCCAGTAAGCCTGGAATGCATTGATGCCCACAATGCAGGCCGTCATTAGCCAGAAAATAGAACGAATTCGCCGATTCATAGACAAATCTACATCCTTCGGGCGGCCTTTGCCAATGGTGTTAACACTGTTTAACACTATATAGCAGTGCATTACAAAGCAACGCCTGAACTTTGATCCGTCAAATCAAACCAAGCGATTACGTATGAAAACGCATTCTATTTTAGCCATTATCCTGTCTCTACTAGCAACAATGTCGCGTCCTGCTTTAGCCCAAACCGCAACTGCGAATCAATGGTCAGGGCAGATTACGTATGAAGTTGTTCGTAAGGTTGATCTTAACAGTACGCGAATTATAATAAACGGTGAGCAGGTTAAACCGGGTGATCCTAATTTTCCTGCCGATGTTCCTGACACTCGTACGTTCAGTCAGAAATTACTGGTTTCGGGAAATTTTGCCAAAATAAACCGCGACGAAGAGGGCATGGTTGTGCGGACAATGGTAGGCTTTGGGGGTGGTGGAGGTGCACCCCAGACAACAAACCTGGGACGTCCGTTTGAGGAGCAGGTATTTTTAGATCTGAATGGACAGAAAACCATTACAATGCTGACAATTGGCAAAGACAAAGACGCGAAATCCTATCGCGCCGAAATGCCTTTGCAACGGGCAAGTGACTGGCAGCTAACCGATCAAACGAAGAAAATAGCGGGTTTTGCCTGCCGAAAAGCTACGGTACCGTTTCGTAAGGAAACCTATACGGTCTGGTTCACGACCGAATTACCTTTTACGTACTCGCCAATTCAGGAACTGACGCCCGAAGCAGGTACAGTATTGCTCATCGAAAGCAGCCGCGAACAATTTAGGGCTACAAAAGTCAGTGCGTCTGCTGTT
This window harbors:
- a CDS encoding xylulokinase codes for the protein MYFLGFDLGSSSVKACLVNAESGTAVASAFFPETEMAIEAPLPGFAEQQPENWWKNACLASKAVLKKANVQPGDVKAIGISYQMHGLVVVDKDFTVLRPSIIWCDSRAVSFGNRAFDDLGHDRTLQHLLNSPGNFTAAKLAWVKANEPDVYAQVHKFMLPGDYLAARMTGDIVTTASGLSEGVFWDFQEDQPAKFLLDYFGFDSGLIPTIKPTFAPQGELSASAAAELGLSAGTPITYRAGDQPNNAFSLNVLEPGQIAATAGTSGVVYGVSDQISYDPKSRVNTFLHVSHTPQTPRYGVLMCVNGTGILNSWLRNQVLGRSIGYDEMNVLAHEAPIGADGLLCLPFGNGAERILENADLGASFHGLQLTRHGLPHFIRAAQEGIVFALYYGIQIMESVGVGLQTIRAGEANMFLSPLFRDTLANLTGASIELYNTDGAQGAARGAGIGLGYYKSATEAFAGLHIVRTIEPDMRAQEAYRDTYGRWLEVLQQND
- a CDS encoding ligand-binding sensor domain-containing protein, with protein sequence MQSGLIYHRLSGLFVLLLILACGVSAWAQALVVPQPEAITFRQGLPQAFVPSIIQDHQGFIWMATRDGLCRYDGNNFKVFQPRADGKPGITSSSLFGLSLDPQGRIWIFSDQSDIDILDPLREKFTSFSRQPAFKKMFGRDIIDAHYIDRQGRLWLSFLSNKVVCIDPATNQYRHYKRPGNLPTFSAFLQDKQGTIWMSNRSGLYRLDQRIDRFVPYTLPDNDVIV
- a CDS encoding glycosyltransferase family 4 protein, with the translated sequence MPSLFIDAERLRDLNSGLGQVCLHLGHELVRQRPDSWNITFLVPKGQSGVFGNTVNYIEASWRQKLWISGKFDVWHCLHQDSMYLPLRSKLILTIYDLNFLERADYSVDKKARKLARLQRKINRAALLTAGSAYTASVVREHLRIPQTLPLKVVYTGVAVDPAKTPAELPSDLAIRSFTDSPFFLFVGVIHPKKNVHTLLPLLEAFPDYRLVLAGPDRHPYAEHIREQAQKLGVADRLLMPGSVDESTKLWLYAHCEAFLFPSLSEGFGLPVAEAMTFGKPVFISNLTSLPEVGGKEAYYFDNFEPESMAKLIHDGLHDFGQNELRQERLRRRGAGFSWPTVAGDYWKLYEGLIAGRV
- a CDS encoding Fic family protein, with the protein product MGKIEPTPTYQSYIDYFQDFIKKGRLDVHAALYQKGIIRKINDDYLYWSDVKYKVPTEYKDVLAPIDLWSIVKEDRLHNRRYFEVGHEGFYFTKTDSLEQQLHEFDLHLAGAPGKQTTAASEVDKHQYLIGSIMEESIASSQIEGAITSRIVAKEMLRKKRPPRNMSERMIVNNYLTIQYIIDIRKDSLTSNNLMELHRLMTADTLDNPEESGRIRSHDTIYVVDAINGDIIHTPPSPSSLSTFIDDLCRFFNDETPDFFVHPVVKASIIHFLIGYFHPFTDGNGRTARALFYWYLLRKGYWLTEYLSISRVIM
- the hemE gene encoding uroporphyrinogen decarboxylase, with the translated sequence MTLQNDLLLRTARGELTERVPVWMMRQAGRVLPQYRAVREQAGSFITLAKTPELAAEVTIQPVDAFDVDAAIIFSDILVVPEAMGLPYEMIESRGPVFPSTVRTLADLSRLRVADAESDLGYVLDAIKLTKKELNGRVPLIGFAGAPFTIFCYMTEGKGSKTFSVAKKLLYTDPDFAHALLQQITDSTIGYLQAQIRAGADLVQIFDSWAGILSPEQYRTFSLPYIKQICDLITDAPITVFAKGAFFARHDIGQLSCDVVGLDWNMDPHESRQLIPDRVLQGNLDPCVLYADFAQIRAEVKQMFNSFGHQHYIANLGHGIYPDTDPDKARCFVDAVKEM
- a CDS encoding bifunctional heptose 7-phosphate kinase/heptose 1-phosphate adenyltransferase, whose amino-acid sequence is MSPVLDMTIDELFDQFDKLRVLIIGDVMLDSYVWGHVERISPEAPVPVVTVDRRELRLGGAGNVLLNVQALGAEAIICSVIGTDEPGDRLIGQLNERNLNCDGLIRSNERITTIKERIIASSQQVVRVDTETDRYITSEERNQLIAKAKELIPTCHVIIFEDYDKGVLSKEAIAEITDFANEQGVPTVVDPKKRNFLSYQNTTLFKPNLKELREGLKLEFDVDNAEEFQAAVEELKDRLNVKGALITLSERGVFIDFNGEKCQLPAHIRKIADVSGAGDTVISIAACCVALKQSASIIAGLSNLGGGLVCESVGVVPIDKAQLKEEAKESL
- a CDS encoding DeoR family transcriptional regulator, which encodes MHYQVKTLSRAYDELKKYIDRKNQEKRQLLILQRQEKLSPRQAQIVEWLRQDPNSILSIKEVETRLGVSNQTARNDIRMLVQARFLEELPINGKERHYIRGERLTGEV